The following coding sequences are from one Candidatus Binatia bacterium window:
- a CDS encoding YggS family pyridoxal phosphate-dependent enzyme, with product MMDVAANWERVRQQVAQAAQKVGRDPQAVRIIAVSKTKPVELIEQAIRAGATDIGENYVQEAVAKIPRITAPVTWHMIGHLQRNKAARAVELFNVIHTLDSVALGEALARHAEHRGQPVRVLLEVNTGGETTKHGVRAEDVEDLLAALADRRWLSIDGLMTIPPPAESVGAARPHFRGLRQLRDQLQRHAPANAPLRELSMGMSDDFTVAIEEGATLVRIGRAIFGERT from the coding sequence ATGATGGACGTGGCCGCCAATTGGGAACGCGTGCGGCAGCAGGTGGCGCAGGCGGCGCAGAAGGTCGGACGCGATCCACAAGCAGTGCGTATTATCGCAGTCTCGAAAACCAAACCCGTCGAGTTGATCGAACAGGCGATTCGGGCAGGGGCAACAGACATCGGAGAGAATTACGTCCAGGAAGCGGTTGCCAAGATACCGCGGATCACGGCGCCGGTCACCTGGCACATGATCGGACATCTGCAGCGCAACAAGGCCGCGCGCGCGGTCGAACTCTTCAACGTCATTCACACCCTGGACTCCGTCGCCCTCGGCGAGGCCCTGGCGCGCCACGCCGAGCACCGCGGGCAACCGGTACGGGTCCTCCTCGAGGTGAACACCGGCGGCGAGACGACCAAACACGGCGTCCGCGCGGAAGACGTCGAAGACCTGTTGGCGGCGCTAGCCGATCGCCGCTGGCTGTCGATCGATGGATTGATGACCATTCCCCCGCCGGCGGAATCAGTGGGAGCGGCGCGGCCACATTTTCGTGGCCTGCGCCAGCTGCGCGACCAGCTGCAGCGTCACGCTCCTGCTAACGCGCCGTTGCGTGAGCTGTCGATGGGCATGTCAGACGACTTCACCGTAGCCATCGAAGAGGGTGCAACCCTGGTGCGGATTGGCAGGGCGATCTTCGGAGAGCGAACGTGA